One genomic region from Candidatus Nanosynbacter sp. TM7-074 encodes:
- a CDS encoding type II secretion system F family protein, whose protein sequence is MPVFEYLLVNKKKETVSSTIEAADKLSAINTLKSRGQLIKIEEKSAKKAGGFSFGKKKKGAKTDELVMFTRQLSAMVSAGVPILRSLNSMAKHAESVGFRETINAVIKDIEGGMSFADALGKHPETFNDIYVNMVAAGETGGILDDILKRLALQQEKNSSMKKKIKGAMTYPIVLLVITIIAFFILMTFIIPVIGKTIKDMGGPDAKLPLLTEIMLGISDFMVSFWYLIVPAFIGGIWALIRYIKTPKGRVKFHHIIIKVPAVGAIVRKVAIARFTRTFSALIGAGVAVLEALDVTSRAVGNVVYEESLREATKRVQNGEVLSRIIAERDDLYPPIVAQMLSVGEETGQTDKVLIKVADFYEEEVDTAIDGVSSIIEPVMIVAMGGVIALVAVSVMGPITSMAGQVKG, encoded by the coding sequence ATGCCAGTTTTTGAATATTTACTTGTCAATAAGAAAAAAGAAACTGTCTCCTCAACAATAGAGGCGGCCGATAAATTATCAGCTATCAACACTTTAAAATCACGCGGGCAATTGATAAAAATCGAAGAAAAGAGCGCAAAAAAAGCTGGCGGTTTTTCGTTTGGCAAAAAAAAGAAAGGCGCCAAAACCGATGAGCTAGTAATGTTTACACGCCAATTAAGCGCCATGGTTTCAGCTGGCGTGCCGATTCTTCGTTCGCTAAATTCAATGGCCAAGCACGCTGAGAGCGTCGGCTTCCGAGAGACAATTAACGCTGTTATTAAAGACATCGAAGGTGGTATGTCATTTGCTGATGCTCTAGGAAAACATCCAGAAACCTTCAACGACATCTACGTTAATATGGTCGCCGCTGGTGAAACCGGAGGTATTCTGGACGACATTTTGAAACGACTAGCCTTGCAACAAGAAAAAAACTCATCCATGAAGAAAAAGATTAAAGGCGCCATGACATACCCAATCGTTCTTTTGGTGATAACCATCATTGCCTTCTTCATTTTGATGACCTTTATTATTCCAGTCATTGGTAAAACTATTAAAGACATGGGCGGGCCAGATGCTAAGCTGCCACTACTCACTGAAATCATGCTCGGTATTAGCGACTTTATGGTATCGTTCTGGTATTTGATTGTCCCAGCATTCATCGGCGGAATTTGGGCACTAATTCGCTACATTAAAACCCCAAAGGGACGCGTTAAATTCCACCATATCATCATTAAGGTTCCTGCGGTTGGGGCAATCGTTAGAAAAGTAGCAATTGCAAGGTTCACAAGAACCTTCTCCGCTCTCATTGGCGCCGGCGTAGCCGTGTTAGAAGCTCTGGACGTCACCTCCCGCGCAGTTGGCAACGTTGTCTACGAAGAATCCTTGAGGGAAGCCACCAAGCGCGTCCAAAATGGTGAAGTCTTGTCGAGGATTATCGCCGAGAGGGATGATTTATATCCACCAATTGTTGCTCAGATGCTATCTGTCGGTGAAGAGACTGGACAAACAGACAAAGTGCTTATCAAGGTTGCCGACTTTTACGAAGAAGAAGTTGACACTGCGATTGACGGAGTCAGTTCCATTATCGAGCCAGTAATGATTGTGGCAATGGGTGGCGTGATTGCTTTGGTGGCAGTCAGTGTGATGGGGCCAATTACCAGCATGGCAGGACAAGTTAAGGGATAG